From the Billgrantia sulfidoxydans genome, one window contains:
- a CDS encoding NAD(P)H-flavin reductase, producing MTPRTLSCQVTAVEDLTPDVFRVRLEGRAEAMAHAPGQYLELKLDDETWVPFSIASAHAGDGTLELHIQHWPERENSARLRELIVVAHHLTVRLPGGDCVLDTTSRRPLLLVAAGTGFAQAKAIVEASLHEVPERPIELWWAARERRDLYLESLPRQWAESHENVRFHVVTEAAPEPPVTGERIQGHLGRIDQALATGLEDVSGYDVYLSGSPGMVYACVDVLASLGLEPSRVFSDVFAYAPRRPLVPTAGVLRRGSAG from the coding sequence ATGACCCCGAGGACCCTGAGCTGCCAGGTGACGGCAGTGGAGGACCTGACTCCCGACGTGTTCCGCGTGCGCCTGGAAGGGCGCGCCGAAGCCATGGCGCACGCGCCGGGCCAGTATCTCGAACTCAAGCTGGACGACGAGACCTGGGTGCCGTTCTCCATCGCCAGTGCGCATGCCGGCGACGGCACCCTGGAGCTGCACATCCAGCACTGGCCGGAGCGCGAGAACTCCGCCCGGCTGCGCGAGCTGATCGTGGTGGCGCACCACCTGACGGTACGCCTTCCCGGCGGCGACTGCGTGCTGGACACCACCAGCCGGCGGCCGCTGCTGCTGGTCGCCGCCGGCACCGGTTTCGCCCAGGCGAAGGCGATCGTCGAGGCCTCGTTGCACGAGGTGCCGGAGCGCCCCATCGAGCTGTGGTGGGCCGCCCGCGAGCGGCGCGACCTCTACCTCGAGAGCCTGCCGCGGCAGTGGGCCGAGAGCCACGAGAACGTGCGATTCCACGTGGTCACCGAGGCGGCGCCGGAGCCGCCGGTCACCGGAGAGCGCATCCAGGGCCACCTGGGCCGTATCGACCAGGCGCTGGCCACCGGGCTCGAGGACGTCAGCGGCTACGATGTCTATCTTTCCGGCTCGCCGGGCATGGTCTATGCCTGCGTCGACGTGCTGGCTTCGCTGGGCCTCGAGCCGAGTCGGGTCTTCTCCGACGTCTTCGCCTACGCGCCGCGCCGACCGTTGGTGCCGACCGCCGGGGTGCTGCGCCGGGGGAGCGCGGGGTGA
- the folM gene encoding dihydromonapterin reductase: protein MSASPILITGGAQRLGRHCAERLVEDGHPVIISYRRERPELEAMRRRGIVALYADFSSEAGILDFIARLKDETQSLRAIVHNASDWTPDRQGDEAGADFERLFRVHMQAPYLINLHGRELLEACGEPQRDIVHMTDYVVQKGSKQHAAYAATKAGLANLTLSFAAMYAPAIQVNAIAPALIMLGADDDQAYAEQARAKSVMGMVPGPGVVYQSLRYLLDNRYVTGITLPVDGGRHLR, encoded by the coding sequence GTGAGCGCCTCGCCGATCCTGATCACCGGCGGCGCCCAGCGCCTGGGTCGTCACTGCGCCGAGCGCCTGGTCGAGGATGGGCACCCGGTGATCATCAGCTATCGCCGCGAGCGCCCGGAGCTCGAGGCGATGCGCCGCCGCGGCATCGTCGCCCTTTACGCCGACTTCTCCAGCGAAGCCGGCATTCTCGACTTCATCGCCCGGCTCAAGGACGAGACGCAGTCGCTGCGGGCCATCGTGCACAACGCCAGCGACTGGACACCGGACCGCCAGGGCGACGAGGCCGGCGCCGACTTCGAGCGACTGTTTCGCGTGCACATGCAGGCGCCCTACCTGATCAACCTGCACGGCCGCGAGCTGCTCGAGGCGTGCGGTGAACCCCAGCGCGACATCGTGCACATGACCGACTACGTGGTGCAGAAGGGCTCGAAGCAGCACGCGGCCTACGCCGCCACCAAGGCGGGGCTGGCCAACCTGACGCTCTCCTTCGCGGCAATGTACGCCCCCGCGATCCAGGTCAACGCCATCGCGCCCGCCCTGATCATGCTGGGGGCGGATGACGACCAAGCCTACGCCGAGCAGGCGCGAGCCAAATCGGTCATGGGGATGGTGCCGGGGCCGGGGGTGGTCTACCAGAGCCTGCGCTACCTGCTCGACAACCGCTACGTCACCGGCATCACGCTACCGGTCGATGGCGGCCGCCACCTCCGCTAA
- a CDS encoding 3-deoxy-7-phosphoheptulonate synthase gives MNAPASLAQRLADSHDDSAAPPSSRVGMTLPTPGELRRRLPVSPRVAERLSAQRRAIQEVVVGRDDRMLVVVGPCSIHEPLAALEYAHRLAELSPRVSDRLLPVMRVYVEKPRTTVGWKGLAYDPDLDGSGDMARGLHLSRHLMHEIAALGLPVATEVLQPMLAAYLGDLVAWVAIGARTTESQLHRELASGLDAAVGFKNATSGDVGVAVDAIRAAAHPHQHFGLDEEGRPALRETRGNPHAHVVLRGGHRGPNHDGVSVRAAREALEAAGLPARLMVDCSHANARKDHRRQAEVLRDVVAQRAAGEASLMGLMLESYLEEGKQPLTPGALRHGVSVTDPCLGWRETEALLLEAAERLR, from the coding sequence ATGAATGCCCCCGCATCGCTTGCCCAGCGCCTGGCCGACAGCCATGACGATTCTGCCGCCCCTCCCTCCAGCCGGGTCGGGATGACCCTGCCGACGCCCGGCGAACTGCGCCGGCGCCTTCCCGTCTCGCCCCGGGTGGCGGAACGCCTCTCGGCCCAGCGCCGCGCCATCCAGGAAGTGGTCGTCGGTCGCGACGACCGGATGCTGGTAGTGGTCGGCCCCTGTTCGATCCATGAGCCCCTGGCGGCGCTGGAGTATGCCCATCGCCTGGCCGAGCTGTCGCCCAGGGTAAGCGATCGCCTGCTGCCGGTCATGCGGGTCTACGTGGAGAAGCCGCGTACCACGGTCGGTTGGAAGGGGCTCGCCTACGACCCCGATCTGGACGGCAGCGGCGACATGGCCCGCGGCCTGCACCTGTCGCGCCACCTGATGCACGAGATCGCCGCGCTGGGGCTGCCGGTGGCCACCGAGGTGCTGCAGCCGATGCTGGCCGCCTACCTCGGCGACCTGGTGGCCTGGGTCGCCATCGGGGCCCGCACCACCGAATCGCAGCTGCACCGCGAGCTGGCCAGCGGCCTGGACGCGGCGGTGGGCTTCAAGAACGCCACCAGCGGCGACGTAGGCGTGGCGGTGGACGCCATTCGCGCGGCGGCGCATCCTCACCAGCATTTCGGCCTCGACGAAGAGGGCCGCCCGGCGCTGCGCGAGACCAGGGGCAACCCGCATGCCCACGTGGTACTGCGTGGGGGGCATCGGGGGCCCAACCACGACGGCGTCTCGGTGCGTGCCGCCCGCGAGGCCCTGGAGGCTGCCGGCCTGCCGGCCCGGCTGATGGTCGACTGCAGCCACGCCAACGCACGCAAGGATCATCGCCGCCAGGCGGAGGTGCTGCGCGACGTGGTGGCACAGCGAGCGGCGGGCGAGGCGTCTCTCATGGGGCTGATGCTGGAGAGCTACCTCGAGGAGGGCAAGCAGCCCCTGACCCCCGGTGCGCTGCGCCATGGCGTGTCGGTGACCGACCCCTGCCTGGGCTGGCGGGAAACCGAAGCGCTGCTGCTGGAAGCCGCCGAGCGGCTGCGCTGA